The following is a genomic window from Malus sylvestris chromosome 12, drMalSylv7.2, whole genome shotgun sequence.
cagcaaAAGGAGATGTTAAGGGACGAGTCGAGCTGCAACACTTACAATTATGACGACATGGCTCTGCTGGGACGCCCGCTACGTCCAAGAAGGTGGCTTATTCGActgagcagcagcagcaacagaaagcaaaagcttggATCAGGTAAAAATGGGTAAGGGTCCAGCCACTGTAAAAACGATGGCTGCGGTCTCTGTCTTTCTATTTCTTCCTTCATTCCAATGGCTGCGGTCGCTCTCAGAAACCCTGGGTCCAGGCGCATCCTCCCCTACTCCTCGCATATCTACTTGTATAGCCTAGGATCGATCGTCGCTGCCGGTTCTCCAATCCCCGACGCTACTTTCGAAAATGACTGATCTCGCAGAGCACCAACTGGGGTTTTAGGGCTTTAAGCGTTAGGCTGCGTTTGTCATATCACTTTGCAGGAAAGAAAAGCCAGATcagataaagaaaaatgtttccCATGTTTATGCAGAAGCTAGACAAGGCTGAGGCTCTGAAGCAGTTGCGGAGCCATGTCGCCATGTTTGGGGCTTGGGTCGTTGCGATCCGAGCCACCCTATATGTTCTTCACCTCCTCTCTAGGGAAAAAGACGAGCTCAAGCTTGAATTTTAACGGCCATCTCGTTCTATGAGCGACAAGTTTTTCAGGTCTAAAGTGCAGAAGGTTGGGAGCTCAAAGAAGTGAGTGATGCTGGGAGCTCAAAAAacgatgagagagaaagaaagaagatgagagagaatAAGAAAGCAGAGATACTTGATGATACGAAGGTCCTCACAGTCGGGGCAGTCGCCGACCCAGATCCCATCTCCTGCGAATACCACGGGAAAAGCAAAAGCGGAGATAAGATTCTTTTCTtcttattaattatattatcattctttgtctgccatctgcaaaagggaaaagagaaagtaaaagtagaaagcaaaagaaaataaaaagaagcagacataattgtggtggtgatggcatgcagaaaagggaattataggcgtgacccattgagcagaaggtcggatttatttttgactgatgtgatttatttttcttatctttcggagacatctatataaaccccatcagagggtaataaaaaaaagaaaaggacaagcccaaaataatgggctggaatgttatgtggagggtaaatgcccatatgcccaaaagagctaggtgatcaaaagtacatccagtactacaaaaaattattcagtagcctgccactattaccaccaaccaagtgatcaaaagtacgtccagtactccaaaattatacatgagcatcactcatgtcattcatacttAAACatttcatgagtatcactcatgtcaatcatacataaacattcatgaccatcattcatgtcaacattcatgagcatcactcatgtcaacatccatgagcatcactcatgcaatcaacataaacattcatgagcatcactcatgtcaatcagcttcgaaagcttcatttacagagctctagcttcaaaaacttcatttacaaaagctccagcttcgaaagcttcatttacagagctctagcttcaaagcttgaacttgcaaagcttcacctacaaagttttagtgtagggtatacaaataccgcatccgaacaaccgccactttggcccatacatggattcaatttgaagtctccagccaatataccctattgactgaagacttaggggactacattatgtaccatatattgagcctcaactaggcctcatgaaaaatacttgggggactttaGCCTATTATTTATCTATTGAGGAGCaaacctttattctataaaagggactccctcactttcattagagagcatcgctgtCTGCTAAGCAACCGCTTCGCCGCGAGTATCAActatagcccatcatttatgtattgagaagcgagcccttattctataaaagggactccctcaccatcattaaaaAGCATCACCGCCTGCTgggcaaccgcctcaccgcgagcatcaactctagcccatcatttatgtattgaggaacgaacccttattctataaaagggactccttcaccatcattagagagcatcgccgcctactgagcaaccgtctcgccacgagcatcaactctagcccaccatttatgtattgaggagcgagcccttattctataaaagggactccctcaccttcaacaccacaagccaagccaaccaaggcaacataagccacaagtagAGCAGCCTcgtaacatgtgctacttctggttGAGCATCATTTTAGATTGGGCACCGTCTCATATCAAATATCAGTTCTAGAGGAcgtctagttacttcggcccacacatggactgaattttcaagtttctagccaaaagactctcttgactgaagacttgggggactactgtttataccatacttagggtctccgtatttagatctcgtataaatactcgggagactcaaatgtaattatgtaataaattaaggggcaaatatgtaataagtgaagagcccttactctataaaaggacccatcacTCTCCTTattaagggaggccaattcttaggccatgggaataactctctcaccctcagaagctctcaccctctcatccTCTAAGAGAAAtgcaatatcagtgtggatgtagcccaaacattgggggtgaaccacgatacatattgtgttatttactttcttgcagattcacggtcggatttacgttgttccaagacccctccggttttgtgcatcaacatccctcaaacggtttgaaggttaaagatcccttgttgtgcattcacttgcccctatggctaagtggcttaaccccaactatgtcgtggacaccatTTGAcgaagtgactttgacatagtcaaagatgaaggatctaaccataagacaactatgatgcctcaggtcaaatgactactttttattatcctaaccatgagttttcatgtgacatgagtatgagaactccttggtgatcgcgttcagtgggctcattctctattgagcacttacatgcttgtcttggtgttagtcacaccaatgactcgagaccagtcactctctctaAGAGAAGATATAGCaggtactgatcttaacggattgtcaatgcccaattggcaatcctatgatcaggaacgtttaggatatgtatacgaaagagaatggtctcatgactctaacttctttagatcacattctcccaattacatattccttggactcatcgtttaagcatataacatttacatgagacggctttaaacaataatctttagcctttatattaaactagattagtttaacatgtgaaatgttcataaagtatcatcatatgattggttttagggcacatttccaacaagccAGTCAATAGCACGCAAAGCTTCAACGTCACTCCCCTATCCTGCGGATCGCCTTCCTttgcaagaatggtgatggtattgttcttaaagcacttgaaaaatatcatggctgcaacaaaaacaaacaaggcaacataagcataagGGCATGACAAGAAAAAGTTTTTTTGCTTCgctaaaacaaaagacatgcaAGACAAACCTCATGAACATTGAAGGATGAAGATGACGAAGTCACgatgacaaaataaaatcatcCACAAGCTTGATCAAGCACGGCAAAGACGGCAGCTGCAAGACATTCCTTCACGGCATGctacagtagcaaagaaaacTAAAATGCCACGTAATCGCACTATGCAAGCCCACAACGATTACGCAAGTAGTTTTTTGCACTGCACCGTAAAGAGGGCAGCTACATGATGGTCTTTCGAAGCGGGCTACtgtagcaaagaaaaccaaaatgctacgcaatCGCACTATGACGTAAGTAGTTCCTTGTACTGCACGACGAAGAGGGCAGTGATAGGATGGTCCTTCGAAGTGCACCACAGTAGCAAAGAAAACTAAAATGCTACATAATCGCACTACGCAATCCCGCAGCGAGTACAcaagcagtttcttgcactgCACGACAATGTCACCACTGAGGAAAACtatgaccaaaaggcactacacagtgTTAAAAACACTtcagtcttttgcacaaccccacaCGGTAAAAGTGACGCACTGCAACAAGCTCTAAGTAGTGGCAAGAGGCATTACACAACATAAACTCGCTGTagtcttttgcacaaccccacaCGGTAAACGTGAATCACTGTAACAAGCTCCAAGCGGCAAGAAGGGCACGGAAGCAGCAGCAACTATAGGGCATGGTAGCCAGTAGCAAACCCACGGCTAAAGCTTTAAAGTAGTCCACGACAAGCAATTGTGTGTGTGAAAAAAATGCACACCCAATTgtcctataaataggggtcaattGCTTCCTAATGCTATGAGGGAAATACATACCCAAATagaaaaaggaaagtcaaaacaatgaagaacattcccACCAAAAGAAGGATGCAAATTCTAAGCAAAAAATGGCAAGTTTTAGCCAATCTGCGCAGGCATGACGTTCTTTGGTAGTAATTTAACTTTCCCGAAGATTTTGATGTAAGGCTAATTGGAGAAGGAAAATAAGTGGCTGAGGATCATTGtgtccaaatttcataattttccctaAAGCCAAATGTTGCAGTTTTCAAAATCATTCCTGCAGAAGTTGCTTTCCCGTCCAGATTGCACAGTTGTAGGAAAATGCAAAGTTGAAGGCCTTCCCAATTTTTCCTAGTGCCATGCGATATATGCCTGGAAAGATAAGGGATAAAGCtacgttttcaaaattttatagaattttccagaAGAGAAATCAACCTCAAACTTGGCGTGCAAGTCAAATGATatgtttcccaaaaaaaaaaaaaaaaaaaaaaaaaaaaacaggaaagGAAGAATACCTCTTTGATGTGTGGAATCAAAAAGGGTAAGAAAAATACTCCTCTTTGATGTAAGAAATcaaaaagggaaaggaaaaaaagcCTTACTTGCCATggaaatcaaaataagaaaaaaaaaaaaattccttcccttgccgtgggaatcaaaagggaaaggaagaaaaaaattgtcctCCTTGCCaagggaagaaaagaaaaaggggaaaGTGAAAAATGCACATCCTACTCACCCAAGGATAAGCATTACATatttccaaaaccttgaaggaaatcacaaaaGCTTTCCAACACTTTGAAGGAAGTCACCTTCGTTACCAAAATTGAAGGGGATTCATATCAAAGGAAGGGAAACATTTTTTCCTACAACCACagggaaaaattcaaaatacgCCAAATGTATTTTGTCACAAGTATGGAAAATCAACACGCACAAGAAATATGTGCCGATTTatccattttcaaaatttctttcaagataaagcctctacggcccttgaagaaacaaatttcaattctttcaagatcaagcctctacgacccttgaagaaaactttcatcttttcattcaagatcaaacctctACCTCTATGGCCCTTGATGAAATTCATCACTTcaattcaagaccaagcctcaatagcccttgaagaaatgtttcattcaagaaatacgcctcaaTGACGCTTAGTGAAATTCATCATGTCaattcaagaaatacgcctctACAGCCCTTAAAGAAGCAAACTAATTCATGATCAAGTCTCGATGACCCTTGAGTTAGAAAATTCACATTGCAGCACTTCAAAACACGCTtcctacatgtgacaagcaTATGCCTAcaacgtgccttgaagtgggggcatttgtagacatgtaaatttcgttgcatacaaacaatgcatcacaaagcttcacgtggcatatgactcatcacaaatggacaagtcattaATGACATCTGGCATAAATCAAGCAAGGGAAGTATAAAACATTCCCAAAATTCGGCAAAGGGGAGAAATCTCCCTTAAATACAACAAAAGGGTCTAGATTGGTCCTAAAACTGGAAAGAAAGTTAAGGTAACTTCATAAAACAAGCAAAAATTGAAGATTGTTCACAAAATAGGCCACAAGGCCTCTTAATTTCGGCCAAAGGAGTAAAGTGGCTGAAGTTAAGACAAAAAAACATCCCTAAATTCTCCTATGGACGAATTAAGACACAAATCTAGGTCAAATCCACCCAAAGGCAAGCCTTGAggagcctataaatacaagatcCTCCCATAAGCATAGGGGTAGCAAAATCTCTACACAGAAGAACCTTTGTCAAACCTTTGAAGACTAGTACGCTACCAACACTCTCTTCGAAGAACATTCAACCAAAGCTAAAGCGTTCCCTTAAAGAATCAACAAGCCCCCGTGccaattccttcaagactttgttgcaagaatataaacttgtagcaACGTtggattcaagatcaagtcgccaagacccttgaatcaacaaaatctcTACATCAACATCTCTTTGCTATAACCCTGAGGTGAAGACCATCCCCGcgttgtttcaagctcaaaacttgaagtaaTCATTCAAcggttcatccaagatcaattcatcacgacccttggatcaacaatcaaccatctacatcaaatttgaagactaaatTAGAGGAAAAGTTGTAAACAGAAATTGTAgcctacaaattcaaataaatacaaatctactttgtacacgtgttctcgtttcatttgttacagaattttcgtgtttacaattataattataattttacGTGCGAATAAAATACATGTGACATGAGGAAAAATGAGAAAATTCAAATAAGAAGGTAAGTGAGAAGGTTGCTAGCATTTTTCTATGCAAAATCCTCCATAAGTCTATTTTGGAGTTTATTCACCTCACAAAGGGTTGTAATTGATAACTGTTgcgattttagtttttaatttttatttttttgttaaaattgaataaatataCATAAGAAAAATTTGGAAAGTAGAAGAGTAGAGAAAGAATGGTACGAGAGGTGTAGAATAACTGGAACCAAATCATCTTCATCCAAGGGCCTTATTTCCATTACTCCCTACCAACACCGTCCTCCTCTTCATAAGCCTATCGAGACACACTCTATTTCTCCTCATTAGATGAAGAACTGAAAAAAATTGGGATTCCACTagaaaatcaattgacaatagaGAGAGTAGTTAAACTCTTTATAAGTCATTGCTCGATTAATTTCTCTTTTCACTGATATGTGACTCTTTTTACTTTTACATTCTCACATGCCGTCTCATGTATGGCGACTGCTTTGATACTATAAAGAATGTTGgggttccatcataaaatcaattgacaatatggagAGTATCTCAACTCCTTATAAGCCCTTGCTAGGCTTCTCATTTCACTGATGTGAGACACTTTTTATCTTCACATCCTCACACCCTCTTACATGTGGAGAATTTTCAAGCTAAACTTAGGCAatgtgataagctcatatttatatatattttacatcaaattcacttgtcttttcttaattagttccttatatttttgagctattcacgttgtttttgtgttttgtgggatttgtcaaccaaagaaaagaaaaatagcacaagtaggatttttagtaacaaattcgtcaaaactgcctgtgcagatcaactgactttggaagcaagttgtgaATAGCtcaaaatgaattagagaatgaaccttatatgcttggaaagctacggatgtctattttctggagcatttcacggattgttaatatcatttttgtagaagaagttatggctgtTTTAATACTGAAAAGTTCACAAGAgactgagcagtttgtaactgcaatgaaagcaataaacccaataaatctagcagccaaaactgatggagccaagaacaagccagctgacACCTATTCGAATATCAGAGGAAATGGAAATAAAGATGAGTATTAATTGGGAGTAATTGACATAAAGGctacccaaagagttacaattgttttaccatttcctctcacttatggtcatcatttcctctcacttatggTCATCACTAAATGACTATTAGTGGGGTGAGTTATGGAGAAAAAACTGGGGTATcaagcaagaacaaaaaggtgcAGTTGTAGCTGCAAAGGGGAGgggagaaaaaaatagaatagaAAGAAAAGGCAAGGCAGCAgcgttggggaaggaaggaaaggaaggaggaaatcttggcattctcttctctcggttttatcttctcaaactcatgtctttcttttggttttatttgataataatgtgtaactaaatttttagtagttagggtcTGTTTTGAAGCTACAGAATTGAACACAAAAGATTCTGATAAGGTAAGTAAAGAAGTTCAAAATTCATTTTACTCATGTGTCCCTGTTCCTTTTCCTCATAGGTTTATGAAGTCTAAGAAAGAGCAAACTGATAAGGAAATCTTGGATACTTATGGGAAAGTCCAAGTGAACTTACCTCTTTTAGATGCCATAAAACAAGTGCCCAAGTATGCAAAGTTCCTTAAAGAGCTTTGTACGAACAAGAGGAGATTCAATGATCATGAAATTGTGGCATTAAGCGAGGAAGTATCAGCTGTTTTGTAGAGGAAGTTGCCATCGAAGTTGAAAGATGTcggtagctttaccattccatGCGTAATCGGAGGGTAAGAGTTTAGGAGAGCATTGTGTTATTTAGGGGCATCCATCAATCTGATACCTTATTCAGTTTATGAATCAttgaaccttggagacttgAAGGAAACAAATATAGTAATCCAGTTGGTAGATCGTTCAAATAGATATCCCAAAGGCCTATTGGAGGATGTACTTGTGCAAGTGAATGAGCTCATTTTTCCCGCtgatttttttgttcttgagaTGGAACATGACCTTATGCCTATTGAACTTCCTCTTATATTAGGAAGACCATTCCTCTTAGAACAACACGTACGAAGATTAATGTCTATGATGGTACCTTAACCATGGAAATTGATGGGGAAAGCGTCAAGTTCAGAATCTTCAATGCTATGAGGTACCCTAGGGATTTTGAATCTTGTTTGTCTATTGATGTGTTTGATTATTTTGTGCAGGATTGTTTTAATGAAGGTGTGGGACAAGATAATTTAGAGAAGGCATTAGTGTATAGCATTACACATGGAAAGCTTAATTATTCTAAGCACATTGAAGAAAAATTAATCCAAACAATGGCTGCTCTTGAGTCTTTTTCACAAATTCATGGTAAGTcttcttcctattttatttctcttcttaCTTCTAACGAAAAAAACTCTTCCTTCTATGATTTAGGCACCCAAATTGAAGCTTAAACCGATTCATGAAcatttgaagtatgcatttttAGGAGAGGATGAAACATTACCGGTTATCGTATCATCATAACTCACAGCAAAAGAGAGGGAGAAACCGATCCGGGTACTGAAGGATTATAAAACTGCCATAGCTTGGAGTATTGCAGATATCAAATGTATAAATCCAGCTACATGTGTGCATAGGATTCTGTTGGAGAAAGGTGCAAAACAACAAGGGAAGCTTAACTCCGTTTGAACCCACTCATGATGAAGGTCGTCAAGAAAGaggttatcaaacttcttgatgttGGCATCATATATCCTATCTCAGACAGCAAGTGGGTGAGCCCTGTTCAAGTAGTTCCGAAGTGATCCGAAGTCACAATTGTTAAGAATGAAGCTAATGAGCTAGTGCCTACATGTGTGAAAAATAGTTGGAGAGTCTGTGCAGACTATCGGAAGATAAATAACACCACACGCAAGGATCATTTTCCAGtcccattcattgatcaaatgttagaaaggttaactggtcattctcattattgctttcttgatggctattctaGATATAATCAGATGGCAGTTGCTCCAGAGGATCAAGAAAAGACGACTTTCACATGTCCATTTGGCACATTTGCATACCGGAGGATGCCGTTTGGACTTTGCAACGCCCccgccacatttcaaaggtgtatgatAAGTATCTTTTCTGATATGATTGAGAAAAgtgttcatggatgattttttagtttatggtgattcttttgatacATGTTTACATAATTTGTCCCTAGTTTTAAAACGTTGTCAAGAAACTAATCTGGtcttaaattgggaaaaatgtcatttcatggtttcaGATGGATTAGTTCTATGGCATATCATATTTGAAaatggaattgaagttgataaatctaaagtagaACTTGTTAGTTCTTTACCCCTCCCTACTACTGTcagggaggttcgttcttttcttggacatgcaggtttctaccgtaggtttatgaaggacttcttaatgatttctagaCCCTTGTGCCGTTTGCTTCAAAAAGATGTAACATTTGATATGAATGAAGAGTGTGTTTTAGCATTCAACAAGCTTAAAGAGTTGTTATCCACGGCTCATGTGATTATGCCACCAGATTGAAGTTTACCTTTTGAGTTGATGTGCGATGCTTCAAACTATGTCGTCGGTGCAGTTCTAAGGCAGTGTGTAAATAAAgtgccacatgtcatctatTATGCGTCTTGAACACTCAATGATGCACAGTTAAATTATTCAACAACAGAGAATGAGCTTttagctgtt
Proteins encoded in this region:
- the LOC126592491 gene encoding mitochondrial import receptor subunit TOM6 homolog; the protein is MFPMFMQKLDKAEALKQLRSHVAMFGAWVVAIRATLYVLHLLSREKDELKLEF